A stretch of the Fusarium musae strain F31 chromosome 2, whole genome shotgun sequence genome encodes the following:
- a CDS encoding hypothetical protein (EggNog:ENOG41): MVMANANTAAGFRGPAKRAAFGDMTNVSKQAVYARDEGKSIKVYASNGVNNNQGGAPLNKENAVYSNDSFSRPAQRLPNISSTRTVLENKPSDANKKTSRNNGQETYVRKDTHNATKAPAPSTQNAPALQPRHYKSQPQLKPQQQQASLRRTQSKQLEKIVPKADVELGPKSYNPAVMSLQEADYPYDQGAYLDSMYLPIETGVDLDMLQKEEYPESHIKLPEISEEEPIVPISYDPSVPSMSEPEECWEEADDEDFDDQDQAYTTAHSVRSRDMTAGGATEVVPLPRVTARVQRELEDAREEVERTRTQDEVEEELWDVSMVAEYGDEIFEYMRELEIRMLPNAHYMDNQTEIQWSMRSVLMDWLVQVHNRFGLLPETLFLTVNYIDRFLSQKIVSIGKLQLVGATAILVASKYEEINCPSLGEIVYMVDNGYTADEVLKAERFMLSMLSFELGWPGPMSFLRRVSKADDYDLETRTLAKYFLELTIMDERFVASPPSFLAAGAHCLSRLILKKGDWTKQHVFYSGYTWSQLKNLVTMMIECCDRPDQHHAAVFEKYTDRRYKGASLLVQEALDTGFTLPHQLSPVRRELQGYREGSTELSIAQPQLIPIKG; this comes from the exons ATGGTAATGGCCAACGCAAACACAGCAGCCGGTTTCCGTGGCCCAGCGAAGCGAGCCGCCTTCGGTGATATGACCAATGTTAGCAAACAGGCTGTATACGCTCGTGATGAAGGCAAATCGATCAAGGTTTATGCATCGAATGGTGTTAACAACAACCAAGGTGGCGCGCCACTAAACAAGGAGAACGCTGTCTATAGCAACGATTCTTTCTCTCGTCCCGCCCAAAGGCTACCCAACATCTCGTCGACACGAACCGTACTAGAAAATAAGCCTTCTGACGCGAACAAGAAGACATCGCGAAACAACGGTCAAGAAACGTACGTCAGGAAAGATACCCACAATGCCACCAAGGCTCCTGCTCCGTCAACTCAGAATGCCCctgctcttcagcctcgCCACTATAAGAGCCAACCTCAGCTCaaacctcagcaacagcaagctaGTCTGCGTCGCACCCAAAGCAAGCAGCTGGAAAAGATAGTGCCAAAAGCGGATGTCGAGCTAGGCCCCAAATCCTATAACCCTGCTGTAATGTCGCTGCAGGAGGCTGATTATCCCTACGACCAAGGCGCCTACCTTGATTCTATGTATCTCCCCATCGAGACCGGCGTCGACCTGGATATGCTTCAGAAGGAGGAATATCCCGAGTCACACATCAAGCTGCCCGAGATATCTGAGGAAGAACCCATTGTCCCCATCTCTTATGACCCCTCTGTCCCTTCCATGTCAGAGCCTGAAGAATGCTGGGAGGAggctgatgacgaggactttgatgaccaagaccaagcataCACAACAGCCCACTCAGTTCGCTCGCGGGATATGACTGCTGGGGGTGCTACAGAAGTTGTTCCACTGCCTCGTGTGACAGCTCGCGTTCAACGCGAACTTGAGGATGCACGCGAAGAGGTGGAGCGTACTCGCACACAAgacgaggttgaagaagagctaTGGGATGTCAGCATGGTTGCCGAGTATGGTGACGAGATTTTCGAGTATATGCGCGAGCTTGAG ATCAGAATGCTCCCTAACGCGCACTACATGGACAACCAAACCGAGATTCAGTGGTCAATGCGATCAGTCCTAATGGACTGGCTGGTACAGGTTCACAACCGATTTGGTCTCTTGCCTGAGACCCTTTTCCTGACAGTCAATTACATCGACCGTTTCCTTTCCCAAAAGATCGTCTCAATTGGCAAGCTTCAACTTGTCGGTGCCACCGCAATCTTGGTAGCCTCCAAGTACGAAGAGATTAACTGTCCTTCTTTGGGCGAGATCGTCTACATGGTCGACAATGGTTACACTGCCGACGAGGTTCTGAAGGCCGAGCGTTTCATGCTTAGTATGCTGAGCTTCGAGCTGGGTTGGCCAGGGCCCATGAGCTTCTTGCGACGTGTTAGCAAAGCTGATGACTATGATCTTGAGACTCGAACTCTAGCCAAGTACTTCCTGGAATTGACCATCATGGACGAGCGATTCGTGGCGTCTCCCCCTAGCTTTCTGGCTGCGGGTGCACATTGTCTTTCTCGACTCATTCTCAAGAAGGGTGACTGG ACTAAGCAGCATGTCTTCTACTCGGGCTATACCTGGAGTCAGTTGAAGAActtggtgacgatgatgatcgAATGCTGTGATCGGCCGGACCAGCACCACGCCGCTGTCTTTGAAAAGTATACGGACCGTCGGTACAAGGGGGCGTCTTTGTTAgtccaagaagctcttgataCTGGCTTCACCCTTCCTCACCAGCTATCCCCCGTTCGCCGAGAGCTTCAAGGGTATCGCGAAGGCAGTACTGAGTTGTCCATTGCGCAGCCCCAACTCATCCCCATTAAGGGATAA